In Camelina sativa cultivar DH55 chromosome 16, Cs, whole genome shotgun sequence, a single window of DNA contains:
- the LOC104753060 gene encoding monodehydroascorbate reductase 5, mitochondrial, translating to MSPVRRVMALAASTTLPTKSGLSLWCPSSPSLARRFPARFSPIGGSRIASSRGLVTASFANENREFVIVGGGNAAGYAARTFVENGMADGRLCIVTKEAYAPYERPALTKAYLFPPEKKPARLPGFHTCVGGGGERQTPDWYKEKGIEVIYEDPVTGADFGKQTLTTDTGKQLKYGSLIIATGCTASRFPDKIGGNLPGVHYIREVADADSLISSLGKAKKVVIVGGGYIGMEVAAAAVAWNLDTTIVFPEDQLLQRLFTPSLAQKYEELYRQNGVKFVKGASINNLEAGSDGRVSAVKLADGSTIEADTVVIGIGAKPAIGPFETLAMNKSVGGIQVDGLFRTSTPGIFAIGDVAAFPLKIYDRMTRVEHVDHARRSAQHCVKSLLTAHTDMYDYLPYFYSRVFEYEGSPRKVWWQFFGDNVGETVEVGNFDPKIATFWIDSGRLKGVLVESGSPEEFQLLPKLARSQPIVDKAKLASASSVEEALEIAQAALQS from the exons ATGTCTCCAG TTCGTAGAGTCATGGCGTTAGCAGCATCCACCACGTTGCCAACCAAGTCCGGATTATCTCTTTGGTGTCCTTCTTCTCCGTCTCTCGCTCGTCGATTTCCCGCTCGTTTCTCTCCGATCGGGGGTTCTAGAATCGCTTCTTCCAGAGGACTCGTCACTGCTTCCTTCGCTAACGAGAATCGCGa gtttgtGATTGTTGGTGGAGGGAATGCTGCGGGTTATGCTGCTCGGACTTTTGTTGAAAATGGTATGGCTGATGGTCGCCTTTGCATTGTGACTAAAGAG GCGTACGCACCTTATGAGAGACCGGCGTTGACGAAAGCTTACTTGTTCCCTCCAGAGAAGAAGCCAGCTCGTTTACCT GGCTTTCATACTTGTGTTGGAGGTGGTGGAGAAAGGCAGACACCAGACTGGTATAAGGAGAAAGGAATTGAG GTAATATATGAAGATCCAGTGACGGGAGCTGATTTTGGAAAGCAAACCCTCACAACAGACACAGGGAAGCAGTTGAAATATGGATCCCTAATTATCGCTACAGGGTGTACAGCCTCAAG GTTCCCAGATAAAATTGGTGGGAACTTGCCAGGGGTTCACTATATTCGGGAGGTTGCAGATGCTGATTCGCTAATATCATCTCTG GGAAAGGCAAAGAAAGTTGTCATTGTCGGTGGTGGCTACATTGGCATGGAGGTTGCTGCAGCAGCTGTTGCGTGGAATCTAGATACAACG ATTGTATTCCCTGAAGATCAGCTTTTGCAAAGACTGTTCACTCCATCACTTGCTCAGAAATATGAAGAACTATACCGTCAAAATGGCGTTAAGTTTGTCAAG GGCGCTTCGATAAATAACTTAGAAGCAGGTTCAGATGGGCGTGTATCAGCTGTTAAGCTTGCTGATGGGTCTACAATTGAGGCAGACACG GTTGTAATCGGAATTGGAGCTAAGCCTGCTATAGGCCCCTTTGAAACTTTGGCCATGAACAAATCTGTTGGAGGAATTCAG GTCGATGGCTTGTTCAGGACAAGTACCCCTGGAATTTTTGCTATTGGAGATGTCGCAGCCTTCCCTTTGAAG ATATATGATCGAATGACTCGTGTTGAACATGTTGATCATGCCCGCCGCTCTGCACAACACTGTGTGAAATCGCTGCTCACAGCACACACTGACAT GTATGATTATCTTCCATATTTCTACTCAAGAGTATTCGAGTATGAAGGCAGCCCAAGAAAAGTTTGGTGGCAGTTTTTCGGGGATAATG TGGGAGAAACAGTTGAGGTTGGGAACTTTGACCCAAAAATCGCTACCTTCTGGATTGATTCTG GTAGGCTGAAAGGTGTTCTTGTAGAAAGCGGATCTCCTGAG GAGTTCCAGCTTCTCCCAAAGCTAGCAAGAAGCCAACCTATTGTCGATAAGGCAAAGCTCGCCAGCGCATCTTCAGTGGAAGAAGCCCTCGAAATTGCTCAAGCCGCTCTACAGAGTTAG
- the LOC104753059 gene encoding uncharacterized protein LOC104753059, which translates to MRPAQDNQGSFLGRISIRRNQFVDVNNEQEQEDLELFQKHIADRFTDLLSPTPPPHQLPASDETNTVAPVAATEQIMSVTWLRKLMDVFLCCEAEFKAILLMGRDPTQISKPPFDRLVPEMLDRSIKALDICTAVVNGIDSVRHYQRLAEIAVTALEQRPLGDGNVRRAKRALANLVVALSLEDKENASGGGGGGGGGNKMTERSWSFGRRSGGSSAASKGGATIGQLKSSSWAVGRNWSAAKQIHAMTANLTPPRGNEAAGLPQPMFIMSTVMVFVMWVLTAAVPCQERSGLANHLPVPPKHLSWAQSLIGIHERIGDEWKKKEKKGSAGLMEEMTRMEKLGHSLIEFADGFHYPAEKDAAESAAAQVAEMAEICRRMEEELVPLQQQIREVFHRIVRSRAEILEVLEQAGKVSAPVV; encoded by the coding sequence atgagaCCTGCACAAGATAATCAAGGCTCGTTCCTTGGCCGGATCAGTATCCGTCGCAACCAGTTCGTTGACGTCAACAacgaacaagaacaagaagatctcGAGCTTTTCCAAAAACACATCGCCGATCGCTTCACCGATCTTCTCTCTcctactcctcctcctcatcaacTTCCAGCGTCCGATGAAACGAACACCGTTGCTCCCGTAGCCGCCACGGAGCAGATTATGTCCGTGACCTGGCTTCGTAAGCTCATGGATGTTTTCCTCTGTTGCGAAGCTGAATTCAAAGCGATTCTCTTAATGGGCCGTGACCCAACACAGATTTCTAAACCGCCTTTTGACCGGTTAGTTCCTGAAATGTTAGACCGGTCGATTAAAGCGCTTGATATTTGTACCGCCGTTGTTAACGGAATCGATTCCGTTAGACATTACCAGCGATTAGCTGAGATCGCTGTAACGGCTTTGGAGCAACGTCCGTTAGGTGACGGTAACGTGAGAAGAGCGAAACGCGCGTTGGCGAATCTCGTCGTCGCGTTGAGTCTCGAGGATAAAGAGAATGCCAGCGGCGGAGGCGGTGGCGGCGGCGGAGGGAACAAGATGACGGAGAGATCGTGGTCGTTCGGTCGTCGTAGCGGTGGATCATCGGCGGCGAGTAAAGGAGGAGCGACGATTGGTCAGCTAAAATCTTCGTCGTGGGCGGTCGGGAGAAATTGGTCGGCGGCGAAGCAGATCCACGCGATGACGGCGAATCTAACGCCGCCGCGTGGTAACGAAGCGGCGGGATTGCCGCAACCGATGTTTATAATGAGCACGGTGATGGTGTTCGTAATGTGGGTGTTAACGGCGGCGGTTCCGTGTCAGGAGAGATCTGGATTAGCGAATCATTTACCTGTGCCGCCGAAACATTTGAGTTGGGCACAGAGTTTGATCGGAATCCATGAGAGGATCGGAGATGagtggaaaaagaaagagaagaaaggatCCGCTGGGTTAATGGAGGAGATGACGAGGATGGAGAAGCTTGGTCACTCGTTGATTGAATTCGCCGATGGATTTCATTATCCGGCGGAGAAAGATGCTGCTGAATCTGCGGCGGCGCAAGTGGCGGAGATGGCGGAGATATGCCGGAGAATGGAGGAGGAGCTTGTGCCGTTGCAGCAACAGATCAGAGAAGTTTTCCATAGGATCGTGAGGAGTCGTGCGGAGATTTTGGAGGTGTTGGAGCAAGCCGGGAAAGTTTCGGCGCCTGTTGTGTAA
- the LOC104753062 gene encoding heavy metal-associated isoprenylated plant protein 26-like, which translates to MKKMVVTICVYDEGSREKVMRTVASCSGITAITIDPMEGKLTVIGKLDEMQILKKLKRRWHSAKMVSFGPFDAKKEAEAAAAAEKKKKEESERERERMEALYRPICPIHHHHSTIVYDHDHHGCIIS; encoded by the exons ATGAAg AAAATGGTGGTGACGATCTGTGTGTACGATGAGGGATCAAGGGAGAAAGTGATGCGTACTGTTGCTAGCTGTTCAG GAATTACTGCTATAACCATTGATCCGATGGAAGGAAAATTAACTGTGATCGGGAAGCTTGATGAGATGCAGATTCTCAAAAAACTCAAACGGAGATGGCATAGTGCAAAAATGGTGAGTTTTGGCCCGTTCGATGCAAagaaagaagcagaagcagctgcagcggcggagaagaagaagaaggaagagagtgAACGTGAACGTGAAAGAATGGAAGCTCTATACCGGCCTATTTGTCCTATTCACCATCATCACAGCACTATCGTGTATGATCATGATCACCACGGCTGTATAATCTCCTAA
- the LOC104753061 gene encoding uncharacterized protein LOC104753061 isoform X2 — MMKMIVEMGVYNHKSNEKIMKSVVGFPGYPMPYVDLKEGTLIVIGDGDPVQIVAKLRKKWGKANLTLFVPCEIREVREREALLRSNIEICDRHVPTPHYDHMVNDHKLGCVIC; from the exons atgatg AAAATGATTGTGGAGATGGGTGTTTATAACCATAAATCCAATGAGAAAATCATGAAGAGTGTTGTTGGCTTTCCCG GGTATCCCATGCCTTATGTGGATTTGAAAGAAGGGACACTAATCGTGATTGGAGATGGTGATCCTGTGCAGATCGTTGCCAAACTCAGAAAGAAATGGGGAAAAGCCAATTTGACATTATTTGTACCTTGTGAGATTAGAGAAGTGAGGGAACGTGAAGCTCTGTTAAGATCTAACATCGAAATTTGTGATCGTCATGTTCCTACTCCTCATTATGATCATATGGTCAATGATCACAAGCTAGGTTGTGTCATTTGCTAG
- the LOC104753061 gene encoding uncharacterized protein LOC104753061 isoform X1 — protein sequence MQFMQKMIVEMGVYNHKSNEKIMKSVVGFPGYPMPYVDLKEGTLIVIGDGDPVQIVAKLRKKWGKANLTLFVPCEIREVREREALLRSNIEICDRHVPTPHYDHMVNDHKLGCVIC from the exons ATGCAATTTATGCAGAAAATGATTGTGGAGATGGGTGTTTATAACCATAAATCCAATGAGAAAATCATGAAGAGTGTTGTTGGCTTTCCCG GGTATCCCATGCCTTATGTGGATTTGAAAGAAGGGACACTAATCGTGATTGGAGATGGTGATCCTGTGCAGATCGTTGCCAAACTCAGAAAGAAATGGGGAAAAGCCAATTTGACATTATTTGTACCTTGTGAGATTAGAGAAGTGAGGGAACGTGAAGCTCTGTTAAGATCTAACATCGAAATTTGTGATCGTCATGTTCCTACTCCTCATTATGATCATATGGTCAATGATCACAAGCTAGGTTGTGTCATTTGCTAG
- the LOC104753063 gene encoding 2-C-methyl-D-erythritol 2,4-cyclodiphosphate synthase, chloroplastic-like, with amino-acid sequence MAMATSSSTQLLLLSSSSSSSSSLFHSQITKTPLLLSARKICFRRPEKSLSLSCRPSISASSAVGVNDEPATSKKSTKTLPFRVGHGFDLHRLEPGYPLIIGGIDIPHDRGCEAHSDGDVLLHCVVDAILGALGLPDIGQIFPDSDPKWKGAASSVFIKEAVRLMDEAGYEIGNLDATLILQRPKISPHKETIRTNLSKLLGADPSVVNLKAKTHEKVDSLGENRSIAAHTVILLMKK; translated from the exons ATGGCTATggctacttcttcttctactcagCTTCTTctactgtcttcttcttcttcttcttcttcatctttgtttcatTCTCAAATTACCAAAACGCCACTTCTTCTCTCGGCGAGGAAGATCTGTTTTCGTAGACCGGAGAAGTCTCTCTCGTTATCATGTCGTCCTTCAATCTCGGCTTCTTCCGCCGTCGGCGTCAATGATGAACCGGCGACTTCGAAGAAATCAACCAAAACGCTTCCGTTTCGAGTCGGTCACGGTTTCGATCTGCATCGGTTAGAGCCAGGTTACCCTCTGATCATCGGCGGGATTGATATTCCTCATGATAGAGGCTGCGAAGCTCACTCCGATG GCGATGTGTTGCTTCATTGTGTAGTGGATGCGATTTTGGGAGCCTTAGGGCTTCCTGATATAGGTCAGATCTTCCCTGATTCAGATCCTAAATGGAAAGGTGCTGCTTCATCTGTCTTCATCAAAGAAGCT GTGAGACTCATGGATGAGGCAGGTTACGAGATTGGCAACCTAGACGCGACATTGATTCTACAGAGACCAAAGATAAGTCCTCACAAGGAGACAATCCGAACTAATCTGTCCAAGCTTCTTGGAGCTGATCCTTCTGTTGTAAACCTCAAAGCCAAAACCCACGAGAAAGTTGATAGCCTCGGAGAAAACAGAAGCATTGCAGCTCACACTGTCATTCTCCTCatgaagaaataa